The sequence below is a genomic window from Dioscorea cayenensis subsp. rotundata cultivar TDr96_F1 chromosome 6, TDr96_F1_v2_PseudoChromosome.rev07_lg8_w22 25.fasta, whole genome shotgun sequence.
CTTGTTATGCTGGCACATTGGGCAAGCTGCCACATATTCCCTAATTGCTGATTTCATGCCTTGCCAATTAAAGTCACAACGCACCCTTTGTAAAGTTTTTTGAACATCTTCATGTGTGCCATCATAGAATCCTTATAATATGGAAGAAATAGTGGAAGATGTTGGCAACAGATAAATGCAACTTTTTGTAGAGAAGAAGCCCATCTTGCAATGACCAACAATCATTTACCTCTCCACGGTGAACTTGATCGCGCAGTTGTCGCAAAGATGCAATCTCTTGAATTTCTGCTTTGATAGCATCAAACAAGAGCACACGAGGTTGGGTAATCGCATGCAGCAAGCCTTCACTGACAATCTGGCACGATAGCGCATCAGCAGCGTGGTTTAAATTCCCAGCCTTGTATTCCACATGAAAATCAAATCCTATAAGTTTACTTATCCAGTGTTGTTAAGGAGATGTTGTGAGTCGTTGCTCGAGCAAATACTTAAAGCTGTAGTGATCGGTAAGAATAATGAAAGATCTGCCCAAGTAAGGGCGCCAATATTGCACCACTTTCGCTAATCCAATCAATTCTCTTTCATAAGCTGGCAATTTGAAATGTCGGGCTGCAATATATCTGCTGAAAAAAGCAATGGGATATCCATGTTGTTGTAGGACAACACCAATTCCTTCTCCAGAGGCATCACACTCCATGACAAACTCATCTTCAAAATTAGGTAGCTGCAAAACTGGAGCGGTTGCCAGAGCTTGTTTGAGTGAATGAAAAGACGCTAACGCCGCATCAGTCCACTGGAAAGAGTTTCTTTTGAGCACACTAGTCAAAGGAGCTGCAAGTTGACCATAATCCTGAATAAACTTGTGATAATAGCCCCAATCCCAAGAATACTCGTAGAGCAGTCAGGATTGTGGTTGAGGCCAGTTCATTACAGCTTGTATCTTGCTATTATCAACCGAAACACTTGCAACAGACACAATGTGGCCGAGATATGCTACTTAGGATTTCCCCAAATGAGCACTTAGATTTCTTCAAACAAAGATGATGAGCTCGCAATAATTTAAATACCACTCAAACATGGAGCAAATGATCACTCCATGTCTTACTATAAATTAaaatgtcattaaaaaaaaaacaagaacgaACTGGCGCAAGTGTATGCGAAATACCTCATTCATAAGGGCTTGAAAAGGTTGATGGTGCATAGGTTAACCCAAACGGCATAACCAAGAACTCAAAATGGCCATGGTGTGTCCGAAAGGCGGTTTTCTCAATGTCATCTTGATCCATGCGGACTCGATGGTACTTTGACTcgagatcaagtttagtgaaAAAATTGAGCCCCGTGTAGTTCATATATTAGTTCCTCCACCACTGGTATAGGGaatttgtttttgattgttttagCATTAAGCTCTATGTAATCCACACAAAATGGCCACGTACCATCTGGCTTACGGACCAATAGCACAAGTGAAGAAAATGATGACCGAGTAGGTCGGATAATTCCTTGCTGAAGCATTTGTTCACATTGcctttttatttcatcttttttggGTGTGGATACCTATTGGGACGGACCAGCACAGGCCCCAATTCTGGCTGCAAACAAATGCGATGATCACAATTGCATAGAGGAGGTAATCCTGTAGgctcatgaaataaatcatgaaACTTGCCCAAAATCTTGTCTAACTTGGCGCGTGACATAGATGATTCATGTAATAAATGAAGTCAACCACCATTAGAAGTCGTTGTCCCTGAAGAGTGATGGTGGCACCACCCAATTCAAAGCTCATAGTAAGGGAGACAAACCCATAGGATCAGTCCCAAAGTTTGTAGCCATTTGATTCCTAAAACAATGTCAAAACCATCCAATTGAATAACAAAAAAGTCAGTAGTAAAAATATTGTCAACAACTTGAAATGATACCGCCTTGCAAACTCCCTTGTTAAAAACCTTCGCTCCGTTGGCCACAGATACACTTAAACCTGATTGAGGTTGAACAATCAATCTGAGGCGTTGGGCTGCTGTAGAGCTAATGAAATTATGTGTGCTCCCAGAATCCACCAACCCAGTACAAGATGTTCTTGAATTACAGCCCGTAATTGCATAGTCCTTGCATCTTGTTTTCCTGTTATAGCATGCAAAGATATTTCAGGTTCCCTCGTTTCATCTTGGTTTTGCGCAAGGTCATCATGATCCTCTACTTCCaactaaaataattttggtGCCCAAATGCATATGGTTCATCACAGTTGTAGCAAAGGCCCTTTGCCCTCCGTTACGTCTTTTCAACACGGTTTAACTTCTTGATAAAAGGAGTAGGCACATTCCCTAAGTTTGAACTTGCCACTAGTGCCCCACCTAGCCCAAAGCTTCCTTTAGGAATAGAAGAGGAAGCTATTGCAGCCATGCTGGTACCTTTTGTGCTTGAACTGATGGTTTGCCAAGGCCCTCTTCGCATGATTGTCGCCCTCGCTAGTTGTTGTTTCTTCTCATAGGCTTGTGCCAAGTTCATAATTTGAACAAGGTTTGGAGGATTTTGCATCTCCACATCCAACCTAATAGAATCAAGTAATCCTGCAGTAAATAAATCCACCTATTGATCTACTCGCACTGAATAGGCACGTGCTAATAGACCTTGAAATTGGCGTTGATAATCCTCCATCGTTCTTGTCTGTTTCAAATTAACCAATTTTACCTAACGGATTATTGCGGAGTGGTGGGCCAAATCTTAGAGTGCAACACTCCTTGAAGGCCCCCCATGTGAGATTTGATTCTTCCCTCTCGATTTGATAATACCACAACTGTGCTTCGCCCAACATGTGGAAAGCTACCAAACCAACTTTATCTATTTCAGCGGTCCGTTGATTGGAAAAGAACTTCTCGCACCGGTGTAGCCATATCAAAGGATCATCCGATCCATCAAAGGTTGGAAAATCAAGCTTTGTGTACCACGGCATCACTCCAGATCCCGTTAATGGTTCTGAGCGATGGTAGTTGCGGTTTCCCAAGTTACTGCTGCTTACACCTCCATCCGACTCCCTACCACGATTTCTATGGGAACCATGAAGAAGCTCCTGTAGTTGCAGTGACAAGTGTTGTAGCTGAATTCCCAAGTTTGACTCGGTTTGGGCCACTCTTGCTTCCATTCGAGACTCGGCTTCCACCAATCTTGCTTCATTTGTTGCTTGTGCATCTTGTAGAGACGCCCATAAGTCTTCTTTTGTGTTGGGACTGCCCATGGTGTTTGTCTCTGGTACCAAGTTGTCACGTCTCGGGTTATGGATTGAGTCACCGGGCGATGAATGGGAAAATCCACTTCGAATGCCAGTGTCTTCCCTTTATTGCGATTTCTTCCTCGTGACGAACCTATGATGAATGTGGAACTCGTTGAAGGGAGCTCCTAACCTTAGACTCGTTAAGATGGAGAGTCTTAAACCTCCAGAGATATAATCAAATTCAGCTTATCTTTATTCTCCCAAATCATCTTCTTAAATAGAGATTACATTAGAAATTATGAAACTAGAATTAAGGACAGAAATTAAGGACTCttgattgaaattgaaattcttGCTAAAACAAACTCTATTTAAAAGGCATAAAGTTATTGCTTGTCTTCATTCCTATCTTTGGCGTATTGCTTGCAAAATGAGATTCTTCAAATTAGGAATGAAATTATTTGCCTTCCTTCCTATCTTGGAAGCTTATGATCTCCTTATCCTGATCTCTCATAAGTCTTACCCACAAAGGCATTTATAACACCCCTTTTCTGTTAATCCGACCtgccaaattttttttctgTGTCCATTGATCTGTTCTTGTCTAGCTGTAGGTAGAAAATAAGCTGGATGGACTTTGTAGCATGATCATCATTTTCACTCCATCCATTTAAAATCTTGTGCAAGGAAAAGGAGCTATTATAATTATTGAggacataaaatatgaaaatcttTAGCTTGAATAATGTTGATTGAATTGAAAAAATCAGCAAAATTTTCAGtgcaaaattttatttcatttaccCGAAGGTGCAATTCCGTTCTAATGAAATGTTTTTACCCGATATTATGTTTATGTGGAAACATGTGTCTTTTATTCGACACAAATTCCTAAGCTGATCAAAAGTCACCTCACTGAGATCAGTGTTCGAGTTaatgtttgtttcttctttctGTAGTGTGATCAACCTGTGATTCTCAAGGAAAAGTGTTAATAACCATGATGGCGCTGTCCAGAAACTATATTTTACATtcttgttgttttcatttttctgtATGATCAAAATGGGCCACCTGTAGAGGTAGGTCGTACATGCATCTGCTTCTGCTGCATGTTCTATTTTGTTTCATCCTGATAATGTCTCTCTCTGTTCTTTTCTcccctctgttttttttttcttttttaacaaaGAGGTTAGAGCAATGGCTAGCTTTCTATTTTCCTTTTAGCTTTGTCATTGTTATTTTGCCACTTGTTGAATTATAGGTTGTTGATCTTTTGGCCTCGTCtgatttattttcatgctaTAATTTCTATTACCCCTCAAAATATTTGTGCACTTTGCTATCCTCTGGTTTAAATGTTAGAAAATTTCTATTGCTAATTTGATTCTTCTATGTTTGGTTGTGAATTTCCTAAGCTAGTCACTGTTTTCTGCTTGTCTTGACTTGATGtggttattttgttttttaggtTCTTCCACTGCAGATGGGACCAGGGAATTGGATTTAAATTTGCTAGATCAGCAAGTATTTGATGCTGAAAATGCCCATGATGGAAATAGATGGTCATTACCTCATCCCTCCAAATTATCTCTTGCAGATTCCAAACCAATATCCAGAACATCCTCATATCCTCAACAGCCTCAGCAGGAAAATGACATAAGTGAACCAATTATTTTTCCTAAATCAGCTTTTATTTCATACCCACCACCTGGTGGGCGGTTACAGGTTCCTCCAAATCAATCACATCAACCAAGTATTTCTTCTCCTCATGGTGGGATGCAAATCCCCTTCTCTGCACCcaatttttctcatttctctgGTTCTCAACATCATCTGGCTGGAATGCCTCATGGCCTGCCCCATAGTGGGAATATTGCTCAATTTGCCCCTGCGGGACATTCTGCTAGCAGCCAACAGCAGAACCATTGGTTGAATAAAGCCAATCCTTTTCCAGGAGAGCGTCCCAATTTGTTATTACAGCAACAGTTTCCTCATCCAAATGGTCTGATGTCTTCTGAACTTTTGCTACACCAACAAAATAGGCTGCACCATATGCAACCACCTATACCACACTTCTCACAGTTGCAGCCCCAATTGTTCAGCCCACACCTGTCGCAACCACAACCACAGATGATGAACAACTTTGAAGCAATGGTTGGGACAAATAATATCAGGGACCAGAGAATGAAATTAGCACTGAGGGGAAGACAGAATTTGTGGTTTCCTCCACAGGGTTCAGAGGGCAGCAACAGTAAAAGTGAGAGTGTGTGGCCAAAGTTCCGATCTCAGTATATGTCTGCTGATGAGATTGAAAGCATACTGAGAATGCAGCATGCTGCAACCCATAGCAGTGATCCTTATGTAGATGATTACTATCACCAAGCCTGTCTGGCAAAGAAATCTGCTGGATCAAGATTAAAGCACCATTTTTGCCCTTCTACCATTAGAGATTCTTCTCGAGCTCGTACCAATAACGAACCACATGCATATCTGCAGGTTGATGCTCTTGGAAGGATTTCATTCTCCTCTATTCGACGCCCTCGGCCTCTTCTTGAGGTTGGGTCATTGTCCAATTCTGGTGATGTCCTTGACCAACAGTCTTCTGTGAAGCCTCTTGAGCAGGAGCCAATGCTGGCTGCAAGAATTGCCATTGAGGATGGTCTTTGCCTTCTTCttgatgttgatgatattgATAGGATGTTGCAGT
It includes:
- the LOC120263370 gene encoding protein PAT1 homolog, with the translated sequence MEGLEVEDDNANPGMGFDGFDGVRQPGVKFDASQYAFFNKGSVEEVELGGLEEDDYIGNDGFANLDDEDFSFSAIGDREECEAFGTLSDMDDLASTFSKLNRVVSDARGVGVIGYRGSISRESSSTADGTRELDLNLLDQQVFDAENAHDGNRWSLPHPSKLSLADSKPISRTSSYPQQPQQENDISEPIIFPKSAFISYPPPGGRLQVPPNQSHQPSISSPHGGMQIPFSAPNFSHFSGSQHHLAGMPHGLPHSGNIAQFAPAGHSASSQQQNHWLNKANPFPGERPNLLLQQQFPHPNGLMSSELLLHQQNRLHHMQPPIPHFSQLQPQLFSPHLSQPQPQMMNNFEAMVGTNNIRDQRMKLALRGRQNLWFPPQGSEGSNSKSESVWPKFRSQYMSADEIESILRMQHAATHSSDPYVDDYYHQACLAKKSAGSRLKHHFCPSTIRDSSRARTNNEPHAYLQVDALGRISFSSIRRPRPLLEVGSLSNSGDVLDQQSSVKPLEQEPMLAARIAIEDGLCLLLDVDDIDRMLQFNPSQDIGSQLKRKRQVLLEGLAASLQLVDPLGPGKAGHSVGLSPKDDLVFLRLVSLPKGRKLLSRYLQLLFPGSELTRVVSMAVFRHLRFLFGGLPSDAGAAQTTINLAKMVSSCVQGMDLSALSACLAAVVCSLEQPPLRPLGSSAGDGASMIIKSVLERATELLTDNQAASKYTIANRNLWQASFDTFFGLLTKYCLGKYETIMQSLLIQAPNVSAISSEATRAISREMPVELLRASLPHTDEQQRKQLLDFAQRSMPVTGVNANGSSAGSMTSESVPS